One Gloeothece verrucosa PCC 7822 DNA window includes the following coding sequences:
- a CDS encoding NAD(P)H-quinone oxidoreductase subunit 4, with product MNVANFPWLTIIIIFPVVASLLIFLFPSEGSEAVQEKTARTVRWYALIVGLIDFVLIVYAFYSGYDFSNPNLQLVESYSWIPQLDLKWSVGADGLSMPLILLTGFITTLAMLAAWPVTLKPRLFYFLMLAMYGGQIAVFAVQDILLFFLVWELELIPVYLLLAIWGGKRRLYASTKFIIYTAGGSLFILVAGLTMAFYGGDVTFDMRAIAAKEYALNLQLWLYAAFFIAYAVKLPIFPLHTWLPDAHGEATAPVHMLLAGILLKMGGYALVRMNAGMLPDAHAVFAPVLIILGVVNIVYAALTSFAQRNLKRKIAYSSISHMGFVLIGLASFTDIGLSGAVLQMISHGLIGASLFFMVGATYDRTHTLMLDEMGGVGKKMKKMFAMWTTCSMASLALPGMSGFVAELMVFIGFATSDAYNSTFRVIMIFLAAIGVIITPIYLLSMLREMLYGPENKELVSHQALIDAEPREVFIIACLLVPIIGIGFYPKIVTSIYDATTNQLTARLRHSVPSLVTEAANTPMEQMAFKAPDIPVSH from the coding sequence ATGAATGTTGCTAATTTTCCTTGGTTAACTATCATTATTATTTTTCCCGTCGTTGCCTCACTGCTGATCTTTCTTTTTCCTAGTGAAGGTTCAGAGGCAGTTCAAGAAAAAACTGCCCGTACAGTGCGATGGTATGCCCTGATTGTGGGTTTAATTGATTTTGTTCTGATTGTCTATGCCTTCTATAGCGGCTATGATTTCAGTAATCCCAATCTACAACTGGTGGAAAGCTATAGTTGGATTCCTCAATTAGATTTAAAGTGGTCTGTAGGGGCTGATGGTCTCTCGATGCCTCTGATCCTTCTTACCGGCTTTATTACTACTCTAGCTATGTTAGCGGCTTGGCCAGTTACCCTCAAGCCTAGATTATTCTATTTCTTGATGCTGGCTATGTATGGCGGACAAATTGCTGTGTTTGCTGTGCAAGATATTCTTCTGTTCTTCCTGGTTTGGGAGTTGGAGTTAATTCCGGTCTATCTGTTGCTGGCAATTTGGGGCGGAAAACGCCGCCTTTATGCTTCGACGAAGTTTATTATCTATACCGCCGGCGGGTCTTTATTTATTCTCGTGGCGGGGCTAACGATGGCTTTTTATGGGGGTGATGTTACTTTTGATATGCGGGCCATTGCGGCTAAAGAGTACGCCCTGAATTTACAATTGTGGCTGTATGCGGCTTTCTTTATTGCATACGCGGTGAAGTTACCGATCTTTCCTCTCCATACTTGGTTACCGGATGCACACGGAGAAGCAACGGCACCGGTTCATATGTTACTCGCGGGTATCCTCTTAAAGATGGGAGGTTATGCCCTGGTGCGGATGAATGCGGGAATGTTACCCGATGCTCATGCGGTGTTTGCCCCCGTTTTGATTATTTTGGGGGTGGTGAATATTGTCTATGCCGCCTTGACCTCTTTTGCACAACGTAATCTCAAACGGAAAATTGCCTATTCTTCGATTTCCCACATGGGTTTTGTCTTGATAGGACTCGCTTCGTTTACCGATATAGGACTTAGTGGTGCTGTCCTACAAATGATTTCTCACGGACTGATCGGGGCAAGTTTATTCTTTATGGTGGGCGCTACCTATGACCGCACTCATACTCTGATGTTGGATGAGATGGGCGGCGTAGGTAAAAAAATGAAGAAGATGTTTGCCATGTGGACCACTTGTTCGATGGCTTCTCTGGCTTTGCCGGGTATGAGCGGCTTTGTGGCAGAATTAATGGTCTTTATTGGTTTTGCCACCAGTGATGCTTATAATTCTACTTTCCGCGTCATTATGATCTTTTTAGCGGCTATCGGGGTAATTATTACTCCGATTTATCTGCTGTCTATGCTGCGAGAAATGCTTTATGGTCCGGAAAATAAAGAGTTAGTTTCTCATCAAGCTTTGATCGATGCTGAACCCAGAGAAGTGTTTATTATTGCTTGTCTGTTGGTGCCGATTATTGGTATTGGGTTTTATCCGAAAATTGTTACTTCGATTTATGACGCAACCACTAATCAGTTAACGGCGCGGCTACGTCATTCTGTGCCGAGTTTGGTGACTGAAGCGGCTAATACTCCGATGGAACAAATGGCCTTTAAAGCGCCCGATATTCCGGTTTCTCATTAA
- a CDS encoding DUF6765 family protein: MQIDFHHGVTYTVARLAGFNHQQADIIAYCAQYVDDATNSGVIRFNNGALFRRRSSAHKRLDYRNFRQLASHHVWIPFHFLPGNGGLPRDENPPGKFINKLICYPNSHVAQDMLKECIEQRHLPHGLHRLGIAMHVYADTWAHQGFAGVNHKVNEAKLILDDQGNPDLAKTEKIKKYFRKNIYERMANAFMSEAFPIGHGAVLGNPDKPFLKWGYINGLNEIIDRDNSKDFLEAAQQMYQWMQRYRLGNSAAEVAAMSVSDQKLIAQKLQNITELSGKKRHKYWLKSLENGEFSFGNSEVNYIAKGKGSWKYEALKNEQEKDSGDEIYIYETNFLNSNWKLFHDALEAHYFYIIHVLLPQYGICMI, encoded by the coding sequence ATGCAAATCGATTTCCATCACGGTGTCACTTATACCGTTGCTCGTTTAGCAGGATTTAACCATCAACAGGCCGATATTATCGCCTATTGCGCTCAGTATGTCGATGATGCCACCAACTCAGGGGTAATTCGCTTTAATAACGGTGCTTTATTTCGGCGCAGGAGTTCAGCCCATAAGCGGCTAGACTATCGGAATTTTAGGCAACTGGCAAGTCATCATGTTTGGATACCCTTTCATTTTCTGCCCGGCAATGGGGGATTACCCCGGGACGAAAATCCGCCAGGAAAATTTATTAACAAACTGATCTGTTATCCTAATAGCCATGTAGCCCAAGATATGTTAAAAGAATGTATCGAACAGCGTCATCTCCCGCATGGATTACATCGCTTAGGAATTGCCATGCACGTCTATGCAGATACTTGGGCACATCAAGGGTTTGCCGGCGTTAATCATAAGGTCAATGAAGCTAAATTAATCTTAGATGATCAAGGAAATCCCGACCTCGCCAAAACCGAGAAAATTAAAAAATATTTCCGAAAAAATATCTATGAACGCATGGCTAATGCCTTTATGAGTGAAGCCTTTCCCATTGGACATGGTGCAGTCTTAGGAAATCCTGATAAACCTTTTTTAAAGTGGGGTTACATCAATGGCTTAAATGAAATCATCGATAGAGATAATTCAAAAGACTTTTTAGAAGCTGCCCAACAGATGTATCAATGGATGCAACGCTATCGCCTAGGAAATTCGGCGGCTGAAGTGGCGGCTATGTCGGTATCTGACCAAAAACTTATTGCCCAAAAATTACAAAATATCACTGAATTAAGTGGTAAAAAAAGACATAAATATTGGTTAAAAAGTTTAGAAAATGGAGAATTTAGTTTTGGCAATAGTGAAGTTAATTATATAGCAAAAGGCAAAGGATCTTGGAAATATGAGGCTTTAAAAAACGAGCAAGAAAAGGATAGTGGAGACGAAATTTATATTTATGAAACTAATTTTTTAAACAGTAATTGGAAACTATTTCATGATGCCCTAGAAGCGCATTATTTTTATATAATTCATGTTTTGCTGCCTCAATACGGCATTTGTATGATTTAA
- a CDS encoding AAA-like domain-containing protein, producing the protein MLLTAAQSFREQTLSQPHLNDILNFAETVIHRKSGKHLNDLQRVVLYESLLATKKTYEQIANEHGYSENYIQQVVATKLWKLLTEGIGEKVTKANVRSVLERNLSQSSPQHLSKNREFQPPHQPVKSEESTPQKKRLLILYPDGETVVTLVQTLESALSNYELSLKSWQNLFEKAQDSQQKATINDYDYCLLLLEGTCPVDQSIVDQSMIEVIQWAITCKGNPQKPPLIVIRISAFPLFPLTPMNEQFKHHSLQIPQLLWSSSSDTAKLLKDISRHLEMNPELTQNLSGFCPWMEAELSEGSVALNSRFYVERHPDELRCYQEITKPGAMVSLKAPKQMGKTSLLNRILAYAASRNYQTVLIDFQKADAEILSDSNKLLRWLCANICRQFEFEVKLDDYWDSDLGSKMSCSLFFQEYLLKQVQTPLVLALEEVNEVFENLSSARTLLTLLRSWHEESKFSCIWQKLRLVLVQSTEVYVPLNINQSPFYGGLVIDLRPFNVQQVQQLAKAYELTLSVTECDRLMALLGGHPYLVRLTLEHIARKKSSLQELIQSADTDTSIYIEHLHRLLGQLQQHSELQRAFAQVLSSSESVMLEPSQKFKLKSMGLVRLHNNEVSVSCQLYQRYFKERLH; encoded by the coding sequence ATGTTACTAACCGCCGCTCAATCCTTCAGAGAGCAAACCCTCTCACAGCCGCACCTTAATGATATCTTAAACTTTGCTGAGACAGTGATTCACCGCAAAAGTGGAAAACATCTCAACGATTTACAGCGAGTGGTTCTCTATGAATCATTACTAGCCACCAAAAAAACCTATGAACAAATCGCCAACGAACATGGCTATTCCGAAAACTACATCCAACAAGTAGTGGCGACAAAATTGTGGAAACTGTTAACCGAAGGTATCGGCGAAAAAGTCACCAAAGCTAATGTACGTTCGGTTTTAGAAAGGAATCTCTCCCAATCGAGTCCACAGCATCTCTCAAAAAACCGAGAATTTCAGCCGCCGCATCAACCCGTCAAAAGCGAAGAAAGCACCCCTCAAAAAAAGAGATTATTAATTCTCTATCCTGATGGAGAAACGGTAGTCACCCTTGTGCAAACCTTGGAGAGTGCTTTATCTAACTACGAACTATCGCTCAAATCTTGGCAAAATCTCTTTGAGAAAGCGCAAGACTCACAACAGAAAGCAACGATCAACGATTATGATTATTGCCTCCTACTTTTAGAGGGAACCTGTCCGGTTGATCAATCTATCGTTGATCAATCTATGATAGAAGTGATTCAATGGGCTATTACCTGCAAAGGAAACCCTCAAAAGCCGCCCTTGATAGTGATTCGGATCAGTGCTTTCCCCCTTTTTCCTCTTACTCCTATGAACGAGCAATTCAAACATCACTCTTTACAGATTCCTCAATTGCTATGGTCTAGTTCATCTGATACAGCCAAACTGCTCAAAGATATCAGCCGCCATTTAGAGATGAACCCGGAGTTAACTCAAAACCTGTCAGGATTTTGTCCTTGGATGGAAGCGGAATTGAGCGAGGGAAGTGTCGCCTTAAATTCTCGCTTTTATGTAGAGCGTCATCCGGATGAATTGAGATGTTATCAAGAGATTACTAAACCCGGGGCAATGGTGAGTCTTAAAGCGCCTAAACAGATGGGAAAAACCTCTTTATTAAATCGCATTTTAGCTTATGCCGCTTCTCGAAACTATCAAACTGTTCTGATTGATTTTCAGAAAGCTGATGCAGAAATTTTGAGCGATTCTAATAAATTATTACGTTGGTTATGCGCCAATATTTGCCGGCAATTTGAATTTGAGGTTAAACTCGATGATTATTGGGATAGCGATCTCGGTAGTAAAATGAGTTGCTCGTTGTTTTTTCAGGAATATCTTCTCAAACAAGTGCAAACGCCTTTGGTTTTAGCTTTAGAAGAAGTTAATGAAGTTTTTGAAAATCTATCGAGTGCTAGAACCTTACTCACCCTGCTGCGTTCTTGGCATGAAGAAAGTAAATTTAGTTGTATTTGGCAAAAACTCCGTTTAGTGCTGGTGCAATCTACCGAAGTGTATGTGCCGCTTAATATTAATCAATCTCCTTTTTATGGTGGATTAGTGATCGACTTACGGCCTTTTAATGTGCAACAAGTACAACAATTAGCCAAGGCTTACGAGCTAACCTTAAGTGTAACTGAATGCGACCGACTGATGGCTTTATTGGGCGGACATCCTTATTTAGTGCGCTTAACTCTAGAGCATATAGCGAGGAAAAAGTCAAGTCTCCAAGAATTGATTCAATCTGCTGACACAGATACGAGTATATATATAGAGCATTTACATAGACTGCTAGGGCAGTTACAACAGCATAGTGAACTTCAGAGAGCTTTTGCCCAAGTTTTAAGCTCATCAGAGTCAGTCATGCTCGAGCCAAGCCAAAAATTTAAACTCAAAAGTATGGGTTTAGTGCGACTGCATAATAATGAGGTAAGCGTGAGTTGTCAATTGTATCAACGTTATTTTAAGGAGCGTCTGCACTGA
- a CDS encoding sugar phosphate nucleotidyltransferase, with amino-acid sequence MKAMILAAGKGTRVRPITYTTPKPLIPILQKPVMEFLLELLRQHGFDQIMVNVSHLAEEIESYFRDGQRFGVQIGYSCEGYIGEDGKLVGEALGSAGGIKRIQDFNPFFDETFVVLCGDALIDLDLTAAVKWHKEKGSIATVITKTVSKEEVSSYGVVVSDQEGRIKSFQEKPSVEEALSTEINTGIYIFEPEVIDFIPPNQKYDIGGELFPKLVEKGAPFYALNMEFEWVDIGKVPDYWHAIRGVLNREIKNVAIPGIEVKPGIFTGLNIAVNWDKVEVTGPVYIGSMTRIEDGAKIIGPTMIGPNCWICSGATVDNSVIFEYSRLGPGVRLVDKLVFGRYCVDKTGAAIDVQAAALDWLITDARQVFSSENGQRQKAIADLLNQGI; translated from the coding sequence ATGAAAGCCATGATTCTGGCGGCTGGAAAAGGGACTCGTGTACGTCCTATCACCTATACAACTCCTAAACCGTTAATACCGATCTTACAAAAACCGGTCATGGAATTCCTGCTGGAATTACTACGTCAACATGGCTTTGACCAAATTATGGTGAATGTCAGTCATCTAGCAGAAGAAATAGAAAGCTATTTTCGAGATGGTCAGCGCTTCGGAGTTCAGATTGGCTATTCCTGTGAAGGATACATCGGCGAAGATGGCAAGTTAGTGGGAGAAGCTTTAGGATCAGCCGGGGGAATTAAACGTATTCAAGATTTTAATCCTTTCTTTGATGAAACCTTTGTGGTTCTTTGTGGAGATGCTTTAATCGATCTCGATTTAACCGCCGCCGTTAAATGGCACAAAGAAAAAGGCTCGATCGCTACAGTCATTACTAAAACTGTCTCTAAAGAAGAAGTCTCTAGTTATGGGGTAGTGGTGAGCGATCAAGAAGGACGTATTAAAAGTTTCCAAGAAAAACCCTCTGTAGAAGAAGCTCTTAGCACCGAGATCAACACCGGTATTTATATTTTTGAGCCTGAAGTGATCGATTTTATTCCGCCTAATCAAAAATATGATATAGGAGGTGAATTGTTCCCGAAATTAGTAGAAAAAGGGGCCCCTTTCTATGCCTTAAATATGGAATTTGAATGGGTGGATATTGGAAAGGTTCCTGACTATTGGCACGCTATCCGAGGGGTATTAAATCGAGAAATTAAAAATGTTGCTATTCCGGGTATTGAAGTTAAACCGGGCATTTTTACAGGGCTAAATATCGCCGTTAACTGGGATAAAGTGGAAGTCACCGGACCCGTCTATATTGGCAGTATGACCCGCATCGAAGACGGTGCTAAGATTATTGGACCTACCATGATAGGCCCTAATTGTTGGATTTGTAGTGGAGCCACTGTAGACAATAGCGTGATTTTTGAATATTCTCGTTTAGGCCCCGGAGTTCGCTTGGTGGATAAATTAGTCTTTGGGCGCTATTGTGTCGATAAAACCGGAGCCGCCATTGATGTACAAGCGGCTGCCTTAGATTGGTTAATTACCGACGCTCGTCAAGTTTTCTCTTCCGAAAATGGACAAAGACAAAAAGCGATTGCTGATTTACTCAATCAGGGAATTTAG